One part of the Lapillicoccus jejuensis genome encodes these proteins:
- a CDS encoding NAD kinase has translation MTRRILLVAHPRRREVVDIARGVVEELVASGVEVAFPPAEQEMFAGIDVGPVVPSDPVEPANGCELVVVLGGDGTILRGAECSRGSDAPLLGVNLGHVGFLAEAEREEVAATVEHILERSYVVEERMTLDVLVHEDGREAWGSWALNEVSVEKASRERMLEVTVEVDDRPLSTLGCDGVVISTPTGSTAYAFSAGGPVVWPDVEAMLLVPNSAHALFARPLVVGPRSHLAVEVVPGTQGYGVLWCDGRRQVDLPPGARIEVRRGELPVRLARFNASTFTDRLVAKFDLSTAGWRGKGRVAARP, from the coding sequence GTGACCCGACGCATCCTGCTCGTCGCGCACCCCCGCCGGCGGGAGGTCGTCGACATCGCCCGCGGGGTCGTCGAGGAGCTCGTCGCCTCCGGCGTCGAGGTGGCCTTCCCGCCCGCCGAGCAGGAGATGTTCGCCGGCATCGACGTCGGCCCCGTCGTGCCGTCCGACCCGGTGGAGCCGGCCAACGGATGCGAGCTCGTCGTCGTCCTCGGCGGCGACGGGACGATCCTGCGCGGCGCCGAGTGCTCGCGCGGCTCGGACGCCCCGCTGCTCGGCGTCAACCTCGGCCACGTCGGGTTCCTCGCCGAGGCCGAGCGCGAGGAGGTCGCCGCGACCGTCGAGCACATCCTCGAGCGCAGCTACGTCGTCGAGGAGCGGATGACCCTCGACGTGCTCGTCCACGAGGACGGCCGCGAGGCCTGGGGCTCGTGGGCCCTCAACGAGGTCAGCGTCGAGAAAGCGTCCCGCGAGCGGATGCTCGAGGTCACCGTCGAGGTCGACGACCGCCCGCTGTCGACGCTGGGGTGCGACGGCGTCGTCATCTCCACACCCACCGGCTCGACGGCGTACGCCTTCTCCGCGGGCGGACCCGTGGTCTGGCCCGACGTCGAGGCGATGCTGCTCGTCCCCAACAGCGCGCACGCGCTCTTCGCCCGCCCGCTCGTCGTCGGTCCGCGCTCGCACCTGGCCGTCGAGGTCGTCCCCGGGACGCAGGGGTACGGCGTCCTGTGGTGCGACGGGCGGCGCCAGGTCGACCTGCCGCCCGGCGCCCGGATCGAGGTGCGCCGCGGCGAGCTGCCCGTGCGGCTGGCCCGGTTCAACGCCTCGACGTTCACCGACCGGCTGGTGGCGAAGTTCGACCTCTCCACAGCCGGGTGGCGCGGCAAGGGGCGTGTCGCCGCCCGACCGTAG
- a CDS encoding copper transporter, with the protein MIDFRYHLVSIVSIFVALAVGIVLGAGPLQGSIGTQLSDQVSQLRQEKDQLRTELDDAGRSVTQGNDYAAAVAPTALAGRLKDVTVVLVVTSDTAGQFSEVTRTALEQAGATVTTVVTLSDAFRSPDSAAARLTAGAQASALLGTTSGDDGDAVVAQVLARTLVRGKDGAPAAPSGSVAALQVLTKAGLIDLSDDAPARAQYAVLLGGPLSGTKDSVAAQVATMSTLLTRLDADAEGALVATGSPSTAVGQDVTTSLVTSVRADKQEAATVTTVDHADSVTGAGLLVLAAAADLKGTTGHYGISSDAKSDVPSTS; encoded by the coding sequence GTGATCGACTTCCGCTACCACCTCGTCTCCATCGTCTCGATCTTCGTGGCCCTCGCAGTCGGGATCGTCCTCGGCGCCGGCCCCCTGCAGGGCAGCATCGGCACCCAGCTGTCGGACCAGGTCTCCCAGCTGCGCCAGGAGAAGGACCAGCTGCGCACCGAGCTCGACGACGCCGGGCGCAGCGTCACCCAGGGCAACGACTACGCCGCCGCCGTCGCCCCGACCGCGCTCGCCGGCCGGCTCAAGGACGTCACCGTCGTCCTCGTCGTCACGAGCGACACCGCGGGGCAGTTCTCGGAGGTGACCCGCACCGCCCTCGAGCAGGCCGGGGCGACGGTGACCACCGTCGTCACGCTCTCCGACGCCTTCCGCAGCCCCGACTCGGCCGCCGCCCGGCTCACCGCCGGCGCGCAGGCGTCCGCGCTGCTCGGGACGACGTCCGGCGACGACGGCGACGCCGTCGTCGCGCAGGTCCTCGCCCGCACCCTCGTCCGCGGCAAGGACGGCGCCCCGGCGGCGCCGTCCGGGTCGGTCGCCGCCCTGCAGGTGCTGACCAAGGCGGGGCTCATCGACCTCAGCGACGACGCCCCCGCCCGGGCCCAGTACGCCGTCCTGCTCGGCGGCCCGCTGTCCGGCACCAAGGACTCCGTCGCCGCCCAGGTGGCGACGATGAGCACCCTGCTGACCCGGCTCGACGCCGACGCCGAGGGCGCGCTGGTGGCCACCGGGTCACCGAGCACCGCGGTCGGGCAGGACGTGACGACCTCGCTCGTCACGAGCGTGCGCGCCGACAAGCAGGAGGCGGCCACCGTGACGACCGTCGACCACGCCGACTCGGTGACCGGGGCCGGGCTGCTGGTGCTGGCCGCCGCCGCCGACCTCAAGGGCACCACGGGGCACTACGGCATCTCGTCGGACGCGAAGTCCGACGTGCCGTCCACCTCGTGA
- a CDS encoding TlyA family RNA methyltransferase, which translates to MTERLDARLVRSGLARSRAQARELLDDGVVLVDGTVQRKPSTPVPPGAEVGLTREPEPWVGRAAHKLLGALRAFGPDGLAVAGRRCLDVGASTGGFTQVLLEAGAAHVTALDVGHGQLVPAIAADPRVEERSGTNIRDVAPGDLGAPYGVVVADLSFISLRLALAPMAALAAPDADLVVLVKPQFEVGRERLGRTGVVTSVQQRHEAVRGVLATAVDLGLHPRGLAVSPIRGGDGNREYLLWVTTRTDDPPVALPDLADLDALEASP; encoded by the coding sequence GTGACCGAGCGCCTCGACGCCCGGCTCGTGCGCAGCGGGCTGGCCCGGTCGCGGGCCCAGGCGCGCGAGCTGCTGGACGACGGCGTCGTCCTCGTCGACGGGACCGTGCAGCGCAAGCCGTCGACGCCCGTCCCACCGGGCGCCGAGGTCGGCCTCACCCGGGAGCCCGAGCCCTGGGTCGGGCGCGCGGCCCACAAGCTGCTGGGGGCCCTGCGTGCGTTCGGCCCCGACGGCCTCGCCGTCGCCGGGCGGCGCTGCCTCGACGTCGGCGCGAGCACCGGGGGGTTCACCCAGGTCCTGCTCGAGGCGGGGGCCGCGCACGTCACCGCGCTGGACGTCGGCCACGGCCAGCTCGTCCCCGCGATCGCCGCCGACCCTCGCGTCGAGGAGCGCTCGGGGACGAACATCCGCGACGTCGCCCCGGGCGACCTCGGGGCGCCGTACGGCGTCGTCGTCGCCGACCTCTCCTTCATCTCGCTGCGCCTGGCGCTGGCGCCGATGGCGGCCCTGGCCGCCCCGGACGCCGACCTCGTCGTCCTCGTCAAGCCGCAGTTCGAGGTGGGCCGCGAGCGCCTGGGCCGCACGGGGGTCGTCACCTCCGTCCAGCAGCGTCACGAGGCGGTCCGCGGGGTACTGGCCACGGCGGTCGACCTCGGGCTGCACCCGCGGGGTCTGGCCGTCAGCCCGATCCGCGGGGGGGACGGCAACCGTGAGTACCTACTGTGGGTGACGACGCGCACCGACGACCCGCCGGTCGCGCTGCCCGACCTCGCCGACCTCGACGCCCTGGAGGCCTCCCCGTGA
- the recN gene encoding DNA repair protein RecN: MFQQIRLRGLGVIDDAVLDLSPGLNVLTGETGAGKTMVVSGLGLLLGARADAGLVRAGSDTALVEGLVELPPGHPALVRAAEAGADTDGELVLARTVSREGRSRAHVGGRSAPVGVLAELGEQLVAVHGQADQWRLRQGDQHRQVLDDAGGPALRTAREEYTAAYDALTEAVAERDRLRRLARERAREVDALRAGLDRIEALDPQPGEDLALRAEDERLGHADTLRLAAEQAHGLLTGEGDGFSDAAAGVLELLATARSALAPVQEHDPELAGLEKRLAEVAYLAADLSTDLASYGASVDVDPGRLAQVQQRRADLAALTRAYGDTVDEVLAWAREAAASLEEILGADDRVEALEARTAELRAGLGERAARLRAARLAAARDFAGRVTTELGHLAMGKARVEVAVTTAPPPDGDEGLLVDGERVRAWRHGVDEVEILLAANAGAPARSVARAASGGELSRVMLALEVVTATAGGGAASVPTFVFDEVDAGVGGRAAIDVGARLAALARGAQVVVVTHLAQVAAFADRHLVVRKDDDGRVTASSVALVEDEERLAELSRMMGGDPGSAAGLAHARELVAQAAAARTGGDAPRRGRARARRTMAR, encoded by the coding sequence GTGTTCCAGCAGATCCGGTTGCGCGGCCTCGGCGTCATCGACGACGCCGTGCTGGACCTCAGCCCCGGCCTCAACGTCCTCACCGGGGAGACCGGGGCGGGCAAGACGATGGTCGTCTCCGGCCTCGGTCTCCTGCTCGGGGCCCGCGCCGACGCCGGCCTCGTGCGCGCCGGGAGCGACACCGCGCTCGTCGAGGGTCTCGTCGAGCTGCCCCCCGGCCACCCGGCACTCGTGCGCGCCGCCGAGGCGGGCGCCGACACCGACGGCGAGCTCGTCCTGGCCCGCACGGTCAGCCGCGAGGGGCGCTCCCGCGCCCACGTCGGCGGCCGCTCCGCCCCGGTCGGCGTCCTCGCCGAGCTGGGCGAGCAGCTCGTCGCCGTCCACGGCCAGGCCGACCAGTGGCGGCTGCGCCAGGGCGACCAGCACCGCCAGGTCCTCGACGACGCCGGCGGCCCGGCGCTGCGCACCGCCCGGGAGGAGTACACGGCGGCGTACGACGCCCTGACCGAGGCCGTCGCGGAACGGGACCGGCTGCGCCGGCTCGCGCGCGAGCGCGCCCGCGAGGTCGACGCCCTGCGCGCCGGCCTCGACCGCATCGAGGCGCTCGACCCGCAGCCCGGGGAGGATCTCGCGCTGCGCGCCGAGGACGAGCGGCTGGGCCACGCCGACACGCTGCGCCTGGCCGCCGAGCAGGCCCACGGGCTGCTGACCGGCGAGGGCGACGGCTTCTCCGACGCCGCCGCCGGCGTCCTCGAGCTGCTGGCGACCGCCCGCTCGGCGCTCGCGCCGGTGCAGGAGCACGACCCGGAGCTCGCCGGCCTGGAGAAGCGGCTCGCCGAGGTCGCCTACCTCGCCGCGGACCTCTCGACCGACCTCGCGTCGTACGGGGCGTCGGTCGACGTCGACCCGGGCCGGCTGGCGCAGGTGCAGCAGCGGCGGGCCGACCTCGCCGCGCTGACCCGCGCCTACGGCGACACCGTCGACGAGGTCCTCGCCTGGGCCCGCGAGGCCGCGGCGAGCCTCGAGGAGATCCTCGGGGCCGACGACCGGGTCGAGGCCCTCGAGGCGCGGACCGCCGAGCTGCGCGCCGGGCTGGGGGAGCGGGCGGCGCGGCTGCGGGCCGCCCGCCTGGCCGCGGCTCGGGACTTCGCGGGACGGGTGACCACCGAGCTGGGGCACCTGGCCATGGGCAAGGCGCGCGTCGAGGTCGCGGTGACGACGGCGCCCCCGCCCGACGGCGACGAGGGTCTGCTCGTCGACGGTGAGCGGGTGCGCGCCTGGCGGCACGGCGTCGACGAGGTCGAGATCCTGCTCGCCGCCAACGCCGGGGCCCCCGCGCGCAGCGTCGCCAGGGCCGCGTCCGGCGGCGAGCTGTCGCGGGTCATGCTCGCCCTCGAGGTCGTCACCGCCACCGCGGGCGGCGGCGCGGCGAGCGTGCCCACCTTCGTCTTCGACGAGGTGGACGCGGGGGTCGGCGGCCGCGCCGCGATCGACGTCGGCGCCCGGCTCGCCGCGCTGGCCCGCGGGGCCCAGGTCGTCGTCGTCACCCACCTCGCCCAGGTCGCCGCCTTCGCCGACCGGCACCTCGTCGTGCGCAAGGACGACGACGGCCGGGTCACGGCCTCGTCGGTCGCCCTCGTCGAGGACGAGGAGCGGCTCGCGGAGCTCTCGCGGATGATGGGCGGCGACCCCGGCTCGGCCGCCGGGCTCGCCCACGCCCGGGAGCTCGTGGCGCAGGCGGCCGCGGCCCGCACGGGCGGCGACGCGCCACGCCGGGGCCGGGCGAGGGCCCGCCGCACCATGGCACGATGA
- the steA gene encoding putative cytokinetic ring protein SteA: MSLSLRLRRSADPGPHQHGGPIRVDARTKNLTKRLRPGDVAVIDHVDLDRVSAEALAALRPAAVVNAAASISGRYPNLGPEILLGAGIPLLDGVGQEAVAALKEGDVGVVEGNTLLVRGQVAATGTRQDADTVREAMEAARAGLAVQLEAFAGNTMEYLKRERDLLLDGVGVPEIRTRLEGRHALIVVRGYHYLEDLQALRHYIREYRPVLLGVDGGADALLEAGHQPDLIVGDMDSVSDRALRCGAEVVVHAYRDGRAPGLERVRDLGIEPVVFPATGTSEDVAMLLADDKGATLIVAVGTHATLVEFLDKGRAGMASTFLTRLRVGGKLVDAKGVNRLYRSRISGVSLFGALGVALLALLAALQSTPGGQVLLQVAWARWDDLTSWVTGLFT; the protein is encoded by the coding sequence ATGTCCCTCTCGTTACGGTTGCGCCGCTCCGCGGACCCCGGACCCCACCAGCACGGCGGTCCGATCCGCGTCGACGCCCGCACGAAGAACCTCACCAAGCGCCTGCGCCCCGGTGACGTCGCGGTCATCGACCACGTCGACCTCGACCGGGTGAGCGCGGAGGCGCTGGCGGCCCTGCGGCCGGCGGCGGTCGTCAACGCGGCCGCGTCGATCTCGGGGCGCTACCCCAACCTCGGCCCGGAGATCCTCCTCGGCGCGGGGATCCCGCTGCTCGACGGCGTCGGCCAGGAGGCGGTGGCGGCGCTCAAGGAGGGCGACGTCGGGGTCGTCGAGGGCAACACCCTGCTCGTGCGCGGCCAGGTCGCCGCCACCGGGACCCGGCAGGACGCCGACACCGTGCGCGAGGCGATGGAGGCCGCACGCGCCGGGCTCGCCGTCCAGCTCGAGGCGTTCGCCGGCAACACGATGGAGTACCTCAAGCGCGAGCGCGACCTGCTCCTCGACGGCGTCGGCGTCCCCGAGATCCGCACCCGGCTCGAGGGGCGGCACGCCCTCATCGTCGTGCGCGGCTACCACTACCTCGAGGACCTGCAGGCGCTGCGGCACTACATCCGCGAGTACCGCCCGGTCCTGCTCGGCGTCGACGGCGGCGCCGACGCCCTGCTCGAGGCCGGCCACCAGCCCGACCTCATCGTCGGCGACATGGACTCGGTCAGCGACCGCGCCCTGCGCTGCGGCGCCGAGGTCGTCGTGCACGCCTACCGCGACGGCCGCGCGCCCGGCCTGGAGCGCGTGCGCGACCTCGGCATCGAGCCGGTCGTCTTCCCGGCCACCGGCACGAGCGAGGACGTCGCGATGCTGCTCGCCGACGACAAGGGGGCCACCCTCATCGTCGCCGTCGGCACGCACGCCACCCTCGTCGAGTTCCTCGACAAGGGCCGGGCCGGCATGGCCAGCACCTTCCTCACCCGGCTGCGCGTCGGTGGCAAGCTCGTCGACGCCAAGGGCGTCAACCGGCTCTACCGGTCGCGGATCTCCGGGGTGTCGCTCTTCGGCGCGCTCGGGGTCGCGTTGCTCGCCCTGCTCGCCGCGCTGCAGTCGACCCCCGGAGGGCAGGTGCTGCTCCAGGTGGCCTGGGCGCGCTGGGACGACCTGACCTCCTGGGTGACGGGCCTCTTCACGTGA